A stretch of the Pseudanabaena sp. BC1403 genome encodes the following:
- the plsX gene encoding phosphate acyltransferase PlsX translates to MRIAVDAMGGDFAPREIIEGAILAQTQLGVDIALVGDRDILANYFKQHNYQESDHLEIVPSEGIIEMDDEPLEGLRRKPNSSIAVAMNLVKRKQADAVISAGHSGAAMAAALLRLGRLPGVDRPAIGALFPTQVAHKPVLLLDVGANVDCRPKFLEQFAIMGSLYSQYAIGIKEPKVGLLNIGEEACKGNELAIRVHQALQDNPQITFAGNAEGRDILKGQFDVIVCDGFAGNIVLKFAEGVGNAVMQILKEELPKGWRGKLGALILKPNLKKVKERIDADEYGGALLLGVAGICVISHGSSNAVSIRNAIRVAKDAVDNGVLDRIRGQIKPKVPVPAIDDTPDDPPT, encoded by the coding sequence GTGAGAATTGCAGTAGATGCGATGGGTGGAGATTTTGCCCCACGCGAGATAATCGAAGGAGCAATATTAGCTCAAACCCAATTGGGTGTGGATATAGCGTTAGTAGGCGATCGCGATATTCTCGCGAACTACTTCAAGCAACATAATTATCAAGAGAGCGATCACCTTGAGATCGTGCCATCAGAAGGGATCATCGAAATGGATGATGAGCCTCTTGAGGGGTTGCGCCGCAAACCTAATTCCTCGATCGCCGTGGCGATGAACTTAGTTAAGCGCAAGCAAGCCGATGCCGTGATTTCGGCAGGGCATTCTGGGGCGGCAATGGCGGCGGCGCTCCTGCGTTTAGGGCGATTACCAGGGGTAGATCGACCTGCGATCGGTGCATTGTTCCCCACGCAGGTTGCGCATAAGCCTGTACTTTTACTTGATGTCGGCGCAAATGTGGACTGTCGCCCCAAATTTTTAGAGCAGTTTGCCATCATGGGCTCGCTCTATAGTCAATATGCGATCGGCATTAAAGAGCCAAAAGTTGGCTTGCTGAATATTGGTGAAGAAGCTTGTAAAGGTAACGAACTAGCGATTCGCGTGCATCAAGCTTTACAAGATAATCCTCAAATTACTTTTGCAGGAAATGCCGAAGGACGCGACATTCTTAAGGGTCAGTTTGATGTGATCGTCTGTGATGGCTTTGCAGGCAATATTGTGCTCAAATTTGCTGAAGGTGTCGGTAATGCGGTCATGCAAATCCTCAAGGAAGAGTTACCTAAGGGTTGGCGGGGCAAACTTGGCGCATTAATCTTGAAACCAAATCTAAAAAAGGTGAAAGAGCGCATTGATGCTGATGAGTATGGTGGAGCTTTATTACTCGGTGTAGCTGGTATTTGTGTGATTAGTCACGGTAGCTCTAACGCTGTGAGTATTCGTAATGCCATTCGTGTTGCTAAGGATGCTGTCGATAATGGCGTGCTTGATCGTATTCGTGGTCAAATCAAGCCTAAGGTACCTGTTCCTGCGATCGATGACACACCCGATGATCCGCCAACTTAG
- a CDS encoding amino acid ABC transporter substrate-binding protein: MSLTIILLSGCQEQPKPSPTAAPTATVTPTAATNIKDKAPDGILERVKARGKLICGVNGKLSGFSYVDDKGIWSGLDVDYCRAIAAAVLGDAKAVEFKPILAKDRFTAIQNSDVDILMRNTSRTLTRDVATNISFAPTTFFDGQGVMLRIGAKPTSSSPSPSPSSPNSPSPSPTASPSASPSPTSSPESRPDKDSKLDKQTPKTIEELAIALKELADKKICVETGINATNLESTFKEANIAIESIILPDLDGVLNAYAKGDCDAISSEKSQLASWRSKLPRPADHKILDLSLSREPLSPAIVGNDDRWRDVVTWVIYATFYAEELGINMDNYASFKDSKNPEISRFLGTSDSLGIELGLAPDWTTQILKQVGNYSDIYNRNLAPLDIPRGLNRTWKQGGLLYSMPFR; the protein is encoded by the coding sequence GTGAGCCTAACGATCATATTGCTATCAGGATGTCAAGAACAGCCAAAACCGAGCCCTACTGCTGCCCCAACCGCTACGGTGACCCCAACGGCGGCGACAAACATTAAAGATAAAGCTCCAGATGGGATTTTAGAAAGGGTAAAAGCTCGTGGGAAGTTAATTTGTGGCGTGAATGGCAAGCTGTCTGGATTTAGCTATGTTGATGACAAAGGTATTTGGAGTGGCTTAGATGTGGACTATTGCCGCGCGATCGCTGCTGCGGTCTTAGGAGATGCCAAGGCGGTTGAGTTTAAGCCTATACTTGCCAAGGATCGCTTTACAGCCATCCAAAATAGTGATGTTGATATCTTGATGCGAAACACCTCACGCACATTAACCCGTGATGTAGCCACCAATATTTCTTTTGCTCCCACAACTTTTTTTGATGGACAAGGAGTAATGCTCAGGATTGGGGCAAAACCAACAAGTAGTTCCCCTAGTCCCAGTCCCTCCAGTCCCAACTCTCCTAGCCCCAGTCCCACGGCTTCGCCATCAGCTTCTCCTAGCCCCACTAGCAGCCCTGAGAGTCGCCCTGATAAAGACAGTAAATTAGACAAGCAAACACCAAAAACCATTGAAGAATTAGCGATCGCTCTCAAAGAGTTAGCTGATAAAAAAATCTGTGTAGAAACTGGAATCAACGCCACAAATTTGGAATCTACATTCAAAGAGGCAAATATTGCGATCGAGTCGATCATTTTGCCTGATCTTGATGGAGTCTTGAATGCTTATGCAAAAGGTGACTGCGACGCGATTTCTTCGGAAAAATCTCAGCTTGCATCATGGCGAAGTAAACTACCGCGACCTGCTGATCACAAAATCCTTGATCTCAGCTTGTCAAGGGAACCCCTTAGCCCTGCCATAGTTGGGAATGATGATCGCTGGCGCGATGTCGTGACTTGGGTAATCTATGCCACTTTTTATGCCGAAGAACTGGGTATAAATATGGATAATTATGCATCTTTTAAAGACTCGAAAAATCCTGAGATTTCTAGATTTCTCGGTACTTCGGATTCTCTGGGCATTGAGCTTGGGCTTGCACCAGACTGGACAACCCAAATCCTTAAGCAAGTAGGAAATTATAGCGATATCTACAATCGTAATCTTGCGCCCCTAGATATTCCACGCGGTTTAAATCGCACATGGAAACAAGGTGGGTTACTCTACTCGATGCCATTTAGATAA
- a CDS encoding prohibitin family protein: MSFIVSAIASLVSIVVFFSSKRLVDNRIAQLVIQAVSGLIALLATINALSRLIIVIPAGNVGVEDFQGKVSDRSLPAGIHAINPFADVVQFSVRLRDLKEEIGATSKEGLALGIDVSIQYRIDPAKAASIYLNIGTEEREIVVSRFRSISREIVSGYTAEEVYATKREEVSLKLAEKLRSQLAPIGFIVDEALLRNVKVPETLQAAIQQRLKAEQENLQMKFVLEKEKQEADRKRIEAKGSADAQKILAEGLTPAVLQLRAIEATEKLSLSPNSKIVILGSGQSTPLILPLDREASRAVVPAP, encoded by the coding sequence ATGTCATTTATCGTTTCTGCGATCGCCTCATTAGTCTCGATAGTTGTATTTTTTAGTAGCAAAAGGCTAGTTGACAATCGCATTGCTCAATTAGTAATCCAAGCAGTTTCGGGATTGATTGCACTGTTAGCAACGATAAATGCCCTAAGCCGCTTGATCATTGTCATTCCTGCTGGAAATGTTGGTGTGGAAGACTTTCAGGGCAAAGTCAGCGATCGCAGCTTACCCGCAGGTATTCACGCCATTAATCCTTTTGCGGATGTGGTGCAATTTTCAGTCCGATTACGCGATCTCAAAGAAGAGATTGGCGCAACCTCCAAGGAAGGCTTAGCACTAGGAATTGATGTCAGCATTCAATATCGCATCGATCCTGCTAAGGCGGCGAGTATTTATCTGAATATTGGTACTGAAGAACGCGAAATTGTGGTTTCCAGATTTCGATCAATCTCACGGGAAATTGTCTCTGGATATACCGCCGAAGAGGTCTATGCTACTAAACGCGAAGAAGTAAGTTTAAAACTTGCCGAAAAATTGCGATCGCAGCTCGCTCCGATTGGCTTTATCGTCGATGAAGCTCTGTTGCGAAATGTGAAAGTCCCTGAAACTTTGCAAGCCGCGATCCAGCAAAGGCTCAAGGCTGAGCAGGAAAATTTACAAATGAAATTTGTCTTAGAAAAAGAAAAGCAAGAAGCCGATCGCAAGCGAATCGAAGCAAAAGGTAGTGCAGACGCTCAAAAAATTCTTGCTGAGGGGCTTACGCCTGCGGTGCTGCAATTACGTGCGATCGAGGCGACGGAAAAGTTATCCCTATCACCAAATTCTAAAATTGTAATTCTCGGCAGTGGTCAAAGCACGCCATTGATTTTGCCTCTTGATCGTGAAGCTAGTAGAGCCGTTGTTCCAGCGCCGTAA
- a CDS encoding alpha/beta fold hydrolase yields the protein MANVMQYRDWYFRGWRSRYGFRRSRNSDHTKPPILLIHGFGAAIDHWRGNIPALAENHTVYAIDLLGFGNSEKPPTRYSIHMWVEQVFQFWQKFIKVPMVIIGNSIGSLVAAIAASHHPEIASSVVVISLPDIAAFNDMVPKALQPIERTVKAIVSAVLVKPLFHLIRQPFTIRLVLKGIVYCDRRRVDNELVEIIAKPARDRQAAEAFLRLNRSINQPNYSPSLTQALEQLQAPLLILWGSSDRLIPPSEGKRLVKYAPNATLMYLEGMGHCAHDDNPERVNHEILTWLT from the coding sequence ATGGCTAATGTAATGCAATATCGTGATTGGTATTTTCGAGGATGGCGATCGCGTTATGGGTTTCGCCGATCGCGTAATTCCGATCACACTAAACCACCAATTCTATTAATTCATGGATTTGGCGCAGCGATCGATCATTGGCGCGGCAATATTCCTGCATTAGCAGAAAATCATACGGTCTATGCGATCGACTTATTGGGGTTTGGGAACTCCGAAAAACCTCCAACTCGTTATTCTATCCATATGTGGGTAGAGCAAGTTTTTCAGTTTTGGCAGAAGTTTATTAAAGTGCCAATGGTAATTATTGGTAACTCAATTGGCTCTCTCGTTGCTGCGATCGCGGCTAGCCATCATCCCGAAATTGCTTCAAGTGTAGTAGTGATTAGCTTGCCTGATATCGCCGCTTTTAACGACATGGTTCCCAAAGCACTGCAACCGATTGAGCGCACTGTCAAGGCGATTGTCTCCGCCGTTCTAGTTAAGCCTCTATTCCATTTAATACGTCAACCCTTCACAATTCGTTTAGTTCTTAAAGGAATTGTCTATTGCGATCGTCGTCGTGTCGATAATGAATTAGTGGAAATTATCGCTAAGCCAGCTCGCGATCGCCAAGCCGCCGAAGCTTTTCTAAGATTAAATCGCAGCATTAATCAACCCAACTATTCGCCGAGCTTAACTCAAGCCCTTGAACAATTGCAAGCTCCCTTATTGATTTTGTGGGGAAGTAGCGATCGCCTAATTCCTCCATCAGAAGGTAAGCGATTAGTGAAGTATGCACCTAATGCCACATTAATGTATTTGGAAGGAATGGGACATTGCGCTCATGACGATAACCCTGAACGAGTCAATCACGAAATTTTAACTTGGCTCACTTAA
- a CDS encoding nitroreductase family protein produces MENPAITDHEIHPLIAHRWSPRAFDSKLVEKDKLAQLFEAARWSSSCFNDQPWTFIVATKDDEVNYQKLLDCLVPANVIWAQVAPVLSLVVAQKTFKHNGKPNAWGEYDAGQAAATLVLQATALNLVAHQMGGFDPAKAIATFNIPETARPVAAIAIGYAGETSNLPTDLQERETAPRSRYPLSSFVFTGEWGSSAPFV; encoded by the coding sequence ATGGAAAATCCTGCAATTACTGATCATGAAATTCATCCTTTGATCGCTCATAGATGGAGTCCCCGTGCATTTGATAGCAAACTTGTTGAAAAAGATAAGCTTGCTCAGTTATTTGAAGCAGCGAGATGGTCTTCTTCCTGCTTTAATGATCAACCTTGGACATTTATTGTGGCAACCAAAGATGACGAAGTGAACTATCAGAAACTACTTGATTGTCTAGTCCCCGCCAATGTTATATGGGCACAAGTTGCTCCAGTATTGAGTTTAGTTGTTGCTCAAAAGACCTTTAAGCACAATGGCAAGCCTAACGCTTGGGGCGAGTATGATGCAGGTCAAGCGGCAGCAACTCTGGTATTGCAGGCTACAGCTTTAAATCTGGTCGCGCACCAAATGGGTGGATTCGATCCTGCCAAGGCGATCGCTACTTTTAATATTCCTGAAACGGCGAGACCTGTAGCAGCGATCGCGATCGGCTATGCAGGTGAAACCAGCAATTTACCAACAGATTTACAAGAGCGCGAAACTGCTCCTCGTAGTCGATACCCCTTATCAAGCTTTGTTTTTACAGGTGAATGGGGAAGTTCTGCCCCATTTGTATAG
- a CDS encoding beta-ketoacyl-ACP synthase III — translation MTNTESSLVGVRFIGSGSAVPDRVLTNHDLAQMVDTTDEWIASRTGIRERHIADGENDSVANLAAQAGKQAISAAGLSPEDIDLIILSTSTSDDLFGTAGRVQKILGAERAVAFDLVAACSGFVFGVVTASQYIRTGVYKNVLLIGADVLSRWVDWQDRRTCILFGDGAGAIVLQASSESKPQDNLLGFEMRSDGKGNDLLNINYSGRSTFEPISMNGQEVYRFAVRRVPEVIEKSLHYAHLEVHDLDWLILHQANQRIIEAVVNRFGIDPAKAVSNMGKYGNTSAASIPIALDEWVKAGKIQPDHLIAIAGFGAGLSWGSAVFRWG, via the coding sequence ATGACTAATACTGAATCTTCTCTCGTCGGAGTGCGTTTTATTGGTAGCGGTTCCGCCGTTCCCGATCGCGTACTTACTAATCATGATCTTGCGCAGATGGTAGATACCACTGACGAGTGGATCGCCTCGCGTACAGGCATCAGAGAGCGTCATATTGCCGATGGCGAGAATGATTCAGTAGCAAATCTGGCAGCGCAAGCAGGGAAACAGGCGATCTCTGCCGCAGGCTTGTCACCCGAAGATATTGATCTGATTATTTTGTCCACATCGACTAGTGATGATTTGTTTGGGACGGCAGGAAGAGTTCAAAAAATCTTAGGTGCAGAACGAGCCGTCGCTTTTGATCTGGTTGCGGCATGTTCAGGATTTGTGTTTGGTGTGGTTACTGCATCCCAATATATCCGTACAGGGGTTTACAAAAATGTTTTGCTGATTGGTGCTGATGTCCTCTCACGTTGGGTCGATTGGCAAGATCGTCGCACTTGTATTTTGTTTGGGGATGGTGCTGGAGCTATAGTTTTGCAAGCCAGTAGCGAAAGTAAGCCTCAAGACAATCTCTTGGGCTTTGAGATGCGGAGTGATGGTAAGGGTAATGATTTACTCAATATCAATTATTCAGGGCGGAGTACCTTTGAACCAATTAGTATGAATGGTCAAGAGGTTTATCGGTTTGCGGTACGGCGTGTTCCTGAAGTCATCGAAAAATCTTTACACTATGCTCATTTGGAAGTTCATGATCTCGATTGGCTAATTTTGCATCAAGCTAATCAACGCATTATTGAGGCAGTAGTAAATCGTTTTGGCATCGATCCTGCCAAGGCGGTCAGCAATATGGGTAAATATGGCAATACTTCCGCCGCTTCAATTCCGATCGCTCTTGATGAATGGGTAAAAGCAGGCAAGATTCAACCCGATCATTTAATTGCGATCGCAGGTTTTGGCGCAGGTTTAAGCTGGGGTTCAGCAGTGTTTCGCTGGGGTTGA
- the psaK gene encoding photosystem I reaction center subunit PsaK produces MTHLAFSLLAAVPSTPTWSPSVGLLMITANAFALVVARYGIQVKGVGPSLPVELPGLFSGFGLAELLAVTSFGHVLGAGLILGLAQAGLV; encoded by the coding sequence ATGACACATCTAGCTTTTAGCTTACTTGCCGCAGTTCCCTCTACTCCTACTTGGTCTCCAAGTGTTGGTTTGCTCATGATCACAGCTAATGCATTTGCGTTAGTCGTTGCTCGTTATGGCATCCAAGTCAAAGGTGTTGGTCCTAGCTTACCTGTAGAATTGCCTGGTCTATTTTCAGGTTTTGGTTTGGCAGAATTGCTAGCCGTTACTAGTTTTGGTCATGTTCTTGGAGCAGGTTTGATTTTGGGCTTAGCTCAAGCAGGCTTAGTATAA
- a CDS encoding phosphoadenylyl-sulfate reductase, with product MTLQTDIDTAAAQLKGKNPQEVLTWALGNYDKISLASSFGAEDVTLIDMIAKIKPDANVFTLDTGRLNAETYEVIAKVQQKYPQLQLRIMFPQAEAVEQMVSAKGINLFYDSVENRKQCCFIRKVEPLGRATKGLDAWITGLRRDQTANRSTMETVELDGDRNIAKINPLIDWTNEQVWEYIHANDVPYNALHDQNFPSIGCAPCTRAVQAGEDLRAGRWWWEMSNQECGLHVTSDGRLVRAKGE from the coding sequence ATGACCTTACAAACAGACATTGACACCGCCGCCGCACAACTCAAAGGCAAAAACCCTCAAGAAGTACTCACATGGGCGCTTGGTAACTATGACAAGATCTCCCTTGCATCTAGCTTTGGAGCCGAAGATGTCACCTTGATTGACATGATCGCCAAAATCAAGCCTGATGCAAATGTATTCACCCTCGATACAGGTCGATTGAATGCCGAGACCTATGAAGTAATCGCCAAAGTACAACAAAAATATCCTCAACTCCAATTGCGAATCATGTTCCCACAAGCAGAAGCAGTGGAGCAGATGGTTAGCGCCAAGGGCATTAATCTCTTCTATGACAGCGTCGAAAATCGCAAGCAATGCTGCTTCATTCGCAAAGTCGAGCCGCTTGGTCGGGCTACTAAGGGTCTGGATGCTTGGATTACAGGGCTACGCCGCGATCAAACTGCTAACCGTTCCACAATGGAAACCGTTGAACTAGATGGAGATCGCAATATTGCCAAGATTAATCCTTTAATCGATTGGACAAATGAGCAAGTTTGGGAATACATTCACGCCAATGACGTTCCTTACAATGCACTCCATGATCAAAACTTCCCTAGTATTGGCTGTGCGCCATGTACTAGAGCCGTCCAAGCAGGAGAAGATCTCCGTGCTGGTCGTTGGTGGTGGGAGATGAGCAATCAAGAATGCGGATTGCATGTCACCAGTGACGGTCGCTTAGTTCGCGCCAAAGGTGAATAA